The proteins below come from a single Beutenbergia cavernae DSM 12333 genomic window:
- a CDS encoding carbohydrate ABC transporter permease produces MTAFTPSAAASATASAPRSRSRRRVRPRNLLLFLLLAGPNVALLLLFVYRPLVLSFYYSMLQWNLGSNIARFVGFGNYVEWFTNPDTPQVLLTTAIFAVTTVGGGLLIGLALALLLNQKLVGRGIARTFAFAPYVLSGIAVGMLWLYIFDPRNGLLSVALGWFGVGSPQWYTTSPWALIMIIIVYLWKHIGYVALIYLAGLQAVPQDLRDAAALDGAGRSRTFRSVVFPLLGPVTFFLLITTMLSSLQSFDLIRAMTDGGPLGSTTTLMYQIYVEGFQTGRAGYASASATVLFIILLAITGLQLKVLERKVHYS; encoded by the coding sequence ATGACCGCGTTCACCCCCTCCGCCGCCGCCTCCGCGACGGCCTCAGCCCCCCGCTCGCGCTCCCGACGACGAGTGCGCCCCCGCAACCTCCTGCTGTTCCTGCTTCTCGCCGGCCCCAACGTGGCGCTGCTGCTGCTGTTCGTGTACCGCCCGCTGGTGCTGAGCTTCTACTACTCGATGCTCCAGTGGAACCTCGGCTCGAACATCGCGCGGTTCGTCGGGTTCGGCAACTACGTCGAGTGGTTCACGAACCCCGACACGCCCCAGGTCCTCCTGACCACGGCGATCTTCGCCGTGACGACCGTCGGCGGCGGGCTCCTGATCGGGCTCGCCCTGGCGCTGCTGCTGAACCAGAAGCTGGTCGGCCGCGGGATCGCCCGCACGTTCGCGTTCGCGCCGTACGTGCTCTCCGGCATCGCCGTCGGGATGCTCTGGCTCTACATCTTCGACCCGCGCAACGGGCTGCTCTCCGTGGCGCTCGGCTGGTTCGGCGTGGGCTCGCCCCAGTGGTACACGACCAGCCCGTGGGCGCTGATCATGATCATCATCGTGTACCTCTGGAAGCACATCGGGTACGTGGCGCTCATCTACCTGGCCGGCCTCCAGGCAGTCCCGCAGGACCTGCGTGACGCGGCGGCGCTCGACGGCGCCGGCCGCTCCCGGACGTTCCGCTCCGTGGTCTTCCCGCTGCTCGGCCCGGTGACGTTCTTCCTGCTCATCACCACGATGCTCAGCTCGCTGCAGTCGTTCGACCTCATCCGCGCCATGACCGACGGCGGGCCGCTCGGCTCGACGACGACGCTCATGTACCAGATCTACGTCGAAGGCTTCCAGACCGGCCGGGCGGGCTACGCGTCGGCGAGCGCCACTGTCCTCTTCATCATCCTCCTCGCGATCACGGGCCTGCAGCTCAAGGTCCTGGAGCGGAAGGTGCACTACTCGTGA
- a CDS encoding carbohydrate ABC transporter permease translates to MSTTLERTPTPTPVATPPGRRRQRRLLTRLPIDGALYLTMILAILVMSVPLIWMFLASFKELPEFAQIPLQWLPESFDFSNFAQVASSIPIGRMFLNSVMITILGAGLKVILGLACAYAIVFIDVPFKKTVFYLVLFALLIPGQITIIPNYTLIADLGWLNTYQGILVPGLASAFGTFLFRQHFLSLPISVMEAAEVDGAGHWRRLWRFVVPMSVPTIAAVSLVSIVAEWNEYLWPMLVTDNTRTMTLPVGLTLLQSLDGQQNWGVLMAASALVTVPILLIFLILQRRLVAGLTAGAVTG, encoded by the coding sequence GTGAGCACGACCCTCGAACGCACGCCCACCCCGACGCCGGTGGCCACGCCGCCCGGACGCCGTCGGCAGCGGCGGCTCCTGACCCGGCTCCCGATCGACGGCGCCCTGTACCTGACGATGATCCTGGCGATCCTCGTGATGTCCGTGCCGCTCATCTGGATGTTCCTCGCGAGCTTCAAGGAGCTCCCCGAGTTCGCGCAGATCCCGCTCCAGTGGCTCCCGGAGTCGTTCGACTTCTCGAACTTCGCCCAGGTCGCGTCGAGCATCCCGATCGGGCGGATGTTCCTCAACAGCGTCATGATCACGATCCTCGGCGCCGGCCTCAAGGTGATCCTCGGCCTGGCGTGCGCCTACGCCATCGTCTTCATCGATGTGCCGTTCAAGAAGACGGTCTTCTACCTCGTCCTCTTCGCTCTCCTGATCCCGGGCCAGATCACGATCATCCCGAACTACACGCTCATCGCGGATCTCGGCTGGCTCAACACCTACCAGGGCATCCTCGTGCCGGGCCTGGCCAGCGCGTTCGGCACGTTCCTGTTCCGCCAGCACTTCCTGTCGCTCCCGATCTCCGTGATGGAGGCCGCAGAGGTCGACGGCGCTGGCCACTGGCGCCGTCTGTGGCGGTTCGTCGTCCCGATGTCCGTGCCGACGATCGCCGCCGTGAGCCTCGTGTCGATCGTCGCGGAATGGAACGAGTACCTCTGGCCGATGCTCGTCACCGACAACACGCGGACGATGACGCTGCCCGTCGGTCTCACCCTGCTGCAGAGCCTCGACGGGCAGCAGAACTGGGGCGTGCTGATGGCGGCGAGCGCACTCGTGACCGTCCCGATCCTCCTCATCTTCCTCATCCTGCAGCGCCGTCTCGTCGCCGGTCTCACCGCCGGCGCCGTCACCGGCTGA
- a CDS encoding MFS transporter, producing the protein MSTSAVRSSRTERLDDLPVSREHVRLVWGSGIGWALDAFDVGLISFVLAQLAVTWQASPGELSWIASLGFVGMAVGAALGGLLADRVGRRTVFALTLLVYGVATGVSALAWSVAALAALRVVVGLGLGAELPVASTLVSEFAPRRVRGRAVVWLESFWALGWLLAAVVGFLVVPRGDDGWRWALAIGAVPAVYAIVVRLGLPESVRFLELRGRHREAELTVRRFERASGVETVGPLPADEPPGARERGSAWQGVRSLWRPRLRRATGGLWTVWFFVNLSYYGAFIWIPTLLVAAGHTLTKSFEYTLIITLAQLPGYAVAAWLIERWGRRRTLAVFLVGSALAAVGFGTAGSTTAILVFGSLLSFFNLGAWGALYAVTPEVYPTALRGTGAGWAAGAGRVASILAPFLVAWLQPRGVGLLFAVFAAAFAVAAAATTALPERAGAALES; encoded by the coding sequence ATGAGCACGTCCGCCGTCCGCAGCAGCCGCACCGAACGCCTCGACGACCTGCCGGTCTCCCGCGAGCACGTCCGGCTGGTGTGGGGCTCGGGGATCGGGTGGGCGCTGGACGCGTTCGACGTCGGGCTCATCTCGTTCGTGCTCGCGCAGCTCGCCGTGACGTGGCAGGCGAGCCCGGGCGAGCTGTCGTGGATCGCCTCGCTGGGCTTCGTCGGGATGGCCGTCGGCGCCGCGCTCGGAGGTCTGCTCGCGGACCGCGTCGGCCGGCGCACGGTCTTCGCCCTGACGCTGCTGGTCTACGGGGTCGCGACCGGCGTCTCCGCCCTGGCCTGGTCCGTCGCGGCTCTCGCGGCACTGCGCGTCGTCGTCGGTCTCGGGCTCGGTGCCGAGCTGCCCGTGGCGTCGACGCTCGTCAGCGAGTTCGCCCCGCGGCGCGTGCGCGGCCGCGCCGTCGTGTGGCTCGAGTCGTTCTGGGCGCTCGGCTGGCTGCTCGCCGCCGTGGTCGGCTTCCTCGTCGTCCCCCGCGGCGACGACGGGTGGCGCTGGGCGCTCGCGATCGGCGCCGTCCCGGCCGTCTACGCGATCGTCGTCCGCCTCGGCCTGCCCGAGTCCGTGCGCTTCCTCGAGCTGCGCGGACGCCATCGGGAGGCCGAGCTGACGGTCCGCCGGTTCGAGCGCGCGTCAGGCGTCGAGACGGTCGGGCCGCTGCCGGCCGATGAACCGCCCGGGGCGCGGGAGCGCGGCAGCGCGTGGCAGGGCGTCCGGTCGCTGTGGCGTCCCCGGCTGCGCCGCGCCACCGGCGGGCTCTGGACGGTGTGGTTCTTCGTCAACCTGTCGTACTACGGCGCGTTCATCTGGATCCCGACCCTGCTCGTCGCCGCCGGACACACGCTCACGAAGTCGTTCGAGTACACGCTGATCATCACGCTGGCCCAGCTGCCCGGGTACGCCGTCGCGGCCTGGCTGATCGAGCGGTGGGGACGACGTCGGACCCTGGCGGTCTTCCTCGTGGGCTCGGCGCTCGCGGCCGTCGGCTTCGGGACGGCCGGCTCGACGACGGCGATCCTCGTGTTCGGTTCGCTCCTGTCGTTCTTCAACCTCGGCGCGTGGGGTGCGCTGTACGCCGTGACACCCGAGGTGTACCCGACGGCGCTGCGCGGCACGGGTGCCGGCTGGGCGGCCGGCGCCGGACGCGTCGCGTCGATCCTCGCGCCGTTCCTCGTGGCGTGGCTGCAGCCCCGGGGCGTCGGGCTGCTCTTCGCCGTGTTCGCGGCCGCGTTCGCCGTCGCCGCGGCGGCCACCACCGCCCTGCCCGAACGCGCCGGGGCGGCTCTCGAGAGCTGA
- a CDS encoding S8 family serine peptidase codes for MSHVRSRVTRALMAGALTGALATTGFVTAAHAEPAGTAADLPSADSFAAATGRGGGVDVSGLVGLEGPTEVFVQLASTPVLEALDASGARSAQAQDDVAADAAAQVEADADTVVAALGDADVLYTTTNGVAGVAVRADAEALRDLAARDDVVAILPIVPKTPASNSGTDIFTGAADSWEFAGVTGEDTTIAVIDTGIDYTHASFGDSALTYPTSADGFDDDVAWPQGKITDGWDFVGHAYNGGYSDDPAVPDSNPIDESAALCTPPEGVPPGSGHGSHVAGTAAGYGVDAEGETFAGDYAALTDDELNTFQVGPGSAPEADLVALKVFGCAGSTAYVGAALDWLLAPDAPEVDVVNLSVGSEFSLVDDPENLLIDALVAAGIVVVTSAGNSGDVYDVGGSPGNANGSLAVANSLGNTFLFEGVEAYVDGATEPLVLPGQYSVNFTGTYPPDPIEVVTLTPGTLPYNSGCEPFTADDAARVAGKVVTLAWDNSVALPCGSAARFTNASNAGAAGVVLTSTDEAFEAGIAGNAVIPGIQLTGPATDELFAFDPATGVVDILSETLSVRFDPSLSVTAPAPSVADTLNASSSRGVHGSRGIVKPDVAAPGTSISSVAVGTGNGASVKSGTSMASPHVAGIAALTVQAHPDWSALQVKTAVINTANHDVRLGETPFGPQRVGTGRVDALQATLDTVLAYDAENPLGVSANFGVVEVGADAVSLTRTVEVANHGTADVTLGASYRPQSPVAGVEYTLSASEVSVPAGGTASVDVTLTVADPAALAKDIDPTVSAVDATYGLPREFLSTATGWLELTGAPNVEGPLRVSVSAAVKPVADIAGGDVVFGDEAATTTTLPLTGRGLAQDGYTSAVVPLELAATSEQIPADELQNPSAAGADLAAVGTAPFTFTDSGGVDHGYVGFGIATHAPWTTLGRATSFAVEVDTGDNAGPYTVEVQKLTDSVGDPHDITIVAVFDAAGTNTGLEFLNNVLGDTDTNTFDTSVAYLPVELAALGFTPEQVAADEVAFSYSVSGLSWYAEPPSEDQGLVLDTIEGLSYDAADTLEFGDGTSPLYVAQPDTGITVSRPGNPDAPPFPAAASDVTPTDDSVLLLNLHNAVGAQFQVIPVEQVTEPEPPAGVSLETTTRPGCLAGFAYVLVKVTNTDEVTARVSIDTPFLDVTYPRVRPDRSVYDVVTTFQRSIAPGTVTVTGTATVDGEVRESVYDVAYEGITCQRGSWSIS; via the coding sequence ATGTCCCACGTCCGCTCGCGCGTCACGCGAGCCCTGATGGCCGGCGCGCTCACCGGTGCGCTTGCGACCACAGGCTTCGTCACAGCAGCCCATGCGGAACCGGCCGGCACAGCGGCCGACCTTCCCTCCGCCGATTCCTTCGCCGCCGCCACCGGACGTGGTGGCGGCGTTGATGTCTCTGGGCTCGTCGGGCTCGAGGGCCCGACCGAGGTGTTCGTCCAGCTGGCGAGCACACCCGTCCTCGAGGCGCTCGACGCCTCCGGCGCGAGATCCGCGCAGGCCCAGGACGACGTGGCTGCGGACGCGGCTGCGCAGGTCGAGGCGGACGCCGACACCGTCGTCGCCGCCCTCGGCGACGCCGACGTCCTCTACACGACGACGAACGGCGTGGCCGGCGTCGCCGTGCGTGCCGACGCCGAGGCGTTGCGCGATCTGGCCGCCCGCGACGACGTCGTCGCGATCCTTCCGATCGTCCCGAAGACTCCGGCGTCGAACTCGGGCACCGACATCTTCACCGGCGCCGCCGACTCGTGGGAGTTCGCGGGCGTGACCGGCGAGGACACGACGATCGCCGTCATCGACACCGGCATCGACTACACGCATGCGTCGTTCGGCGACTCCGCCCTCACGTACCCGACGTCCGCGGACGGCTTCGACGACGACGTCGCGTGGCCGCAGGGCAAGATCACGGACGGCTGGGACTTCGTGGGCCACGCCTACAACGGCGGGTACTCGGACGACCCGGCGGTGCCGGACTCCAACCCGATCGACGAGAGCGCGGCTCTGTGCACGCCCCCGGAGGGTGTGCCGCCGGGCAGCGGGCACGGCTCGCACGTCGCGGGCACCGCGGCCGGCTACGGCGTCGACGCCGAGGGCGAGACGTTCGCCGGCGACTACGCGGCCCTCACCGACGACGAGCTGAACACGTTCCAGGTGGGCCCCGGCTCGGCACCGGAGGCGGACCTCGTCGCGCTCAAGGTCTTCGGCTGCGCAGGGTCGACGGCGTACGTCGGCGCCGCGCTCGACTGGCTGCTCGCGCCGGACGCGCCGGAGGTCGACGTCGTCAACCTCTCCGTCGGCTCGGAGTTCTCGCTGGTGGACGACCCCGAGAACCTGCTCATCGACGCGCTCGTCGCGGCGGGCATCGTCGTCGTCACGTCCGCCGGCAACTCGGGCGACGTGTACGACGTCGGCGGTTCGCCCGGGAACGCGAACGGCTCCCTCGCCGTCGCGAACTCCCTGGGCAACACGTTCCTGTTCGAGGGCGTCGAGGCGTACGTGGACGGCGCGACCGAGCCGCTCGTCCTCCCGGGCCAGTACTCGGTGAACTTCACGGGCACCTACCCGCCGGACCCGATCGAGGTCGTCACGCTGACCCCGGGCACGCTGCCGTACAACTCGGGCTGTGAGCCGTTCACCGCCGACGACGCCGCGCGCGTGGCCGGCAAGGTCGTCACCCTGGCGTGGGACAACTCCGTCGCCCTGCCGTGCGGCTCGGCCGCCCGCTTCACCAACGCGTCCAACGCGGGCGCCGCGGGCGTCGTGCTGACCAGCACCGACGAGGCCTTCGAGGCCGGGATCGCCGGCAACGCGGTCATCCCGGGCATCCAGCTGACCGGCCCGGCGACGGACGAGCTGTTCGCGTTCGACCCGGCCACCGGCGTCGTCGACATCCTGTCGGAGACGCTGAGCGTCCGGTTCGACCCGAGCCTGTCGGTCACGGCGCCTGCGCCGTCCGTCGCGGACACGCTCAACGCGTCGTCCTCGCGCGGCGTCCACGGCTCCCGCGGCATCGTCAAGCCCGACGTGGCCGCACCAGGCACGTCGATCTCGTCGGTCGCCGTCGGCACGGGCAACGGCGCGTCGGTGAAGTCGGGGACGTCGATGGCGTCGCCGCACGTCGCCGGCATCGCTGCCCTGACCGTGCAGGCGCACCCCGACTGGAGCGCCCTGCAGGTCAAGACGGCTGTCATCAACACCGCCAACCACGACGTGCGGCTGGGCGAGACCCCGTTCGGCCCGCAGCGGGTCGGCACGGGCCGTGTCGACGCCCTGCAGGCCACGCTCGACACCGTGCTCGCGTACGACGCGGAGAACCCGCTCGGCGTCTCGGCGAACTTCGGCGTGGTCGAGGTCGGCGCGGACGCCGTGTCCCTCACCCGCACCGTCGAGGTCGCCAACCACGGCACGGCCGACGTGACGCTCGGTGCCTCCTACCGGCCGCAGTCGCCGGTGGCCGGCGTCGAGTACACGCTCTCCGCGTCCGAGGTGAGCGTGCCGGCCGGCGGCACCGCGTCCGTCGACGTCACGCTCACCGTGGCCGACCCGGCAGCGCTCGCGAAGGACATCGACCCGACGGTGAGCGCCGTCGACGCCACGTACGGGCTCCCGCGGGAGTTCCTCTCGACGGCGACCGGGTGGCTCGAGCTGACCGGTGCGCCGAACGTCGAGGGCCCGCTGCGGGTCTCGGTCTCGGCGGCCGTGAAGCCGGTGGCGGACATCGCCGGCGGTGACGTGGTCTTCGGTGACGAGGCCGCCACGACGACGACGCTGCCGCTCACGGGTCGTGGCCTCGCCCAGGACGGGTACACCTCGGCGGTCGTCCCGCTCGAGCTGGCTGCGACGTCGGAGCAGATCCCGGCGGACGAGCTGCAGAACCCGTCAGCGGCCGGGGCGGACCTCGCGGCCGTCGGCACGGCTCCGTTTACGTTCACCGACTCGGGTGGCGTCGACCACGGCTACGTCGGCTTCGGCATCGCGACGCACGCGCCGTGGACGACGCTCGGTCGCGCCACGTCGTTCGCCGTGGAGGTCGACACGGGCGACAACGCCGGCCCGTACACCGTCGAGGTGCAGAAGCTCACGGACTCCGTGGGCGACCCGCACGACATCACGATCGTCGCGGTGTTCGACGCGGCCGGCACCAACACCGGCCTCGAGTTCCTGAACAACGTGCTCGGGGACACGGACACCAACACGTTCGACACGTCGGTCGCGTACCTGCCGGTGGAGCTGGCGGCGCTCGGGTTCACGCCCGAGCAGGTCGCCGCGGACGAGGTCGCGTTCTCCTACTCCGTGAGCGGCCTCTCCTGGTACGCGGAGCCGCCGAGCGAGGACCAGGGCCTCGTCCTGGACACGATCGAGGGCCTGTCGTACGACGCGGCCGACACGCTGGAGTTCGGGGACGGCACGTCACCGCTGTACGTGGCGCAGCCCGACACCGGGATCACGGTGAGCCGTCCGGGCAACCCGGACGCACCGCCGTTCCCGGCGGCGGCGTCCGACGTCACGCCCACCGACGACTCGGTGCTCCTGCTCAACCTGCACAACGCCGTCGGCGCCCAGTTCCAGGTCATCCCGGTCGAGCAGGTGACGGAGCCGGAGCCGCCCGCGGGCGTGAGCCTGGAGACGACGACGCGGCCGGGCTGCCTCGCCGGCTTCGCGTACGTGCTCGTGAAGGTCACGAACACGGACGAGGTCACGGCGCGGGTGAGCATCGACACGCCGTTCCTGGACGTGACGTACCCGCGGGTGCGTCCGGACCGGTCCGTCTACGACGTCGTCACGACGTTCCAGCGGTCGATCGCCCCGGGCACCGTCACGGTGACGGGGACGGCGACCGTCGACGGCGAGGTGCGCGAGAGCGTCTACGACGTCGCCTACGAGGGCATCACGTGCCAGCGCGGCTCGTGGTCGATCAGCTGA
- a CDS encoding ABC transporter substrate-binding protein, giving the protein MPSPTSRRPSGLWTPSRGARATWTPSRRDVLRIGGVGAAGGLVAACGGPSVGGDDGTATSDATDWSSVEPASKITWWSNHPGNTKELEESFIAAFNEEHPDIEVELVTAGANYDEIAQRFQAAAGTDEIPDLVGASDVWWFRYFVNGQIIPVDDVFEFLEVDTSDFVETLYSDYEYEGLHYAAPYARSTPLFYYNKDVWAAAGLPDRGPETWEELQEWGPAIRAHIPADGAPLGLSIGPSWSGWWYSNISWGLGAQMSDEWTVTLDSEESLAAGNFVAEMYHGENAFAGFGTDTNADFQAGIFASLIGSTGSLTGHLELAQFELGTAYLPDGPVAGPNVPTGGTGVAIAKDRTPEQQLAAAMFLAFLSDTDRTAEFSSATGYMPVRTSAIDGDVMGALYEETPQFRTSVDQLQEKTRTQDWVRVFTPGGDQIITDGIEQLVLNGANAEDVWPDVTTKLERAYSENIEPYL; this is encoded by the coding sequence ATGCCGTCCCCCACCTCCCGCCGCCCGTCCGGGCTGTGGACGCCGTCCCGTGGAGCGCGGGCGACCTGGACCCCCTCCCGCCGTGACGTGCTCCGCATCGGGGGTGTCGGCGCTGCCGGCGGCCTCGTCGCGGCGTGCGGCGGGCCGAGCGTCGGCGGCGACGACGGGACCGCGACGTCGGACGCGACCGACTGGTCGAGCGTCGAGCCCGCCTCGAAGATCACGTGGTGGAGCAACCACCCCGGGAACACGAAGGAGCTCGAGGAGTCCTTCATCGCTGCGTTCAACGAGGAGCACCCGGACATCGAGGTCGAGCTCGTCACCGCGGGTGCGAACTACGACGAGATCGCGCAGCGGTTCCAGGCCGCCGCGGGCACCGACGAGATCCCTGACCTCGTGGGCGCCAGCGACGTGTGGTGGTTCCGCTACTTCGTCAACGGCCAGATCATCCCCGTCGACGACGTCTTCGAGTTCCTCGAGGTGGACACGTCCGACTTCGTGGAGACGCTCTACAGCGACTACGAGTACGAGGGCCTGCACTACGCCGCGCCCTACGCCCGGTCGACGCCGCTCTTCTACTACAACAAGGACGTCTGGGCTGCGGCCGGCCTGCCCGACCGCGGTCCGGAGACGTGGGAGGAGCTGCAGGAGTGGGGCCCCGCGATCCGGGCGCACATCCCGGCCGACGGCGCCCCGCTCGGCCTGAGCATCGGTCCGTCCTGGTCCGGCTGGTGGTACTCGAACATCAGCTGGGGCCTCGGCGCCCAGATGAGCGACGAGTGGACGGTCACGCTGGACTCGGAGGAGTCGCTCGCGGCCGGCAACTTCGTCGCGGAGATGTACCACGGCGAGAACGCGTTCGCCGGCTTCGGGACGGACACCAACGCGGACTTCCAGGCGGGCATCTTCGCCTCGCTCATCGGGTCGACCGGCTCGCTGACCGGGCACCTCGAGCTCGCGCAGTTCGAGCTCGGCACGGCGTACCTGCCGGACGGTCCGGTCGCCGGCCCGAACGTGCCGACCGGTGGCACCGGCGTCGCGATCGCTAAGGACCGCACCCCGGAGCAGCAGCTCGCGGCGGCGATGTTCCTGGCGTTCCTGTCCGACACCGACCGCACCGCCGAGTTCTCCTCGGCGACTGGGTACATGCCGGTGCGGACCTCCGCCATCGACGGCGACGTCATGGGTGCCCTCTACGAGGAGACGCCGCAGTTCCGCACGTCTGTCGACCAGCTGCAGGAGAAGACGCGGACGCAGGACTGGGTGCGCGTGTTCACGCCGGGCGGTGACCAGATCATCACCGACGGCATCGAGCAGCTCGTCCTCAACGGCGCGAACGCCGAGGACGTGTGGCCGGACGTCACGACGAAGCTCGAGCGGGCGTACTCCGAGAACATCGAGCCGTACCTGTGA